One genomic region from Sparus aurata chromosome 15, fSpaAur1.1, whole genome shotgun sequence encodes:
- the mtx2 gene encoding metaxin-2, whose translation MSLAAEAFVSQLSAAEPWPETATLYQPLKEDQILLSDCASSLAVQAYLRMCNLPVRVACRANAEYMSPSGKIPFIQVGNQVVSELGPIVQFTKAKGHSLSDGLDDVQRAEMKAYMELVNNMLLTAELYIQWCDDATAAEISRPRYSSPYSWPLSNILAYQKQYEVRRKMNAIGWGGKTLEQVYEDVSQCCQALSQRLGTQPFFFNKQPTELDALVFGHLFTILTTRLTSTELAERIKSYSNLLSFCRRIEQAYFEDKSS comes from the exons ATGTCTCTCGCGGCAGAGGCCTTCGTGTCGCAGTTGTCAG CTGCTGAGCCATGGCCTGAAACTGCAACCTTGTACCAACCGCTGAAGG AGGATCAGATTCTGCTGTCAGACTGCGCCTCATCTCTCGCTGTTCAG GCCTACCTCAGGATGTGCAACTTACCAGTGCGGGTGGCCTGCAGAGCAAACGCTGAATACATGTCACCTTCTG GTAAGATTCCCTTTATCCAAGTAGGGAACCAGGTGGTGTCAGAACTGGGGCCGATAGTGCAGTTCACTAAAGCAAAG GGTCATTCTCTGAGTGACGGCCTAGATGATGTTCAGAGAGCTGAAATGAAAGCGTATATGGAGCTGGTCAACAACATGCTGCTTACTGCTGAg TTgtatatccagtggtgtgatgACGCTACAGCTGCTGAG ATCTCCCGCCCCAGATACAGCAGTCCTTACTCGTGGCCTCTCAGTAACATCCTGGCCTATCAGAAGCAGTATGAGGTTCGCAGGAAGATGAACGCCATCGGCTGGGGAGGAAAAACCCTGGAGCAG GTTTATGAGGATGTGAGTCAGTGCTGTCAGGCTCTCTCACAGAGGCTGGGAACACAACCGTTCTTCTTTAATAAACA gcCCACAGAACTGGATGCGTTGGTGTTCGGTCACCTCTTCACTATACTGACCACCAGACTGACCAGCACCGAGCTGGCAGAGAGGATCAAGAGCTACAGCAACCTGCTGTCCTTCTGCAGACGCATCGAACAGGCGTACTTTGAAGACAAGAGCTCTTGA